CGGGCCGAGGAATGCGACGGGGAGCGGGAGCTGGTGCGCCCGGTGGGCCATCCGACGGGCGTAGCCTGGGTCCCGATGGGCTTCGCCGACGACGGTGAGACGGGCGCTTCCGGCGGGAAGCCGGGCCAGAGCTTGCAGCAGCACGTCCAGGCCCTTGCGCGGCACAATCGCACCCAGGTAGAGCAGGCGCAACGGACCCGGCTCGTGGGCGCGGGCAGTCACCTGATCCGGCGTGACCCGCTGCTGATGGCGGTGGGCCCCCGGCCAGGCGATCAAGCCCCGCAGGGGACGTCCAGCCAGGGACTGGGCGGCAGCGAGCGTCGGCCGGCTGTTGCAGACCACGGCATCGACCGAGCGAAGGTAGGCGCGCTCCACCAGCCGGTAGGCTGCCAGAGCGACCGGGCTCCAGAGCTCACTCGACCGCAGGTGATGGACGATCGAGACCAGCGGGAGTTGCGGGCGGCGCAGGCGGCGGTTGGCCAGGAACAGCGACGGGTGATTGAGCTCGTCCTCCAGCAACAGGTCAACCCCGGACGATTCGATCCAGCGATCGAGCCGACGGGAGAAGTTCTGGCCGAGGTGGCGGAGATAGGATTGCCAGGGAAGAGAGAAGATCTCGACCCGGTC
This genomic interval from Anaerolineales bacterium contains the following:
- a CDS encoding glycosyltransferase family 4 protein, with the translated sequence MNLGLVIYGSLDQMTGGYRYDHQLVTHLRQQGDRVEIFSLPWQSYLRHLGQNFSRRLDRWIESSGVDLLLEDELNHPSLFLANRRLRRPQLPLVSIVHHLRSSELWSPVALAAYRLVERAYLRSVDAVVCNSRPTLAAAQSLAGRPLRGLIAWPGAHRHQQRVTPDQVTARAHEPGPLRLLYLGAIVPRKGLDVLLQALARLPAGSARLTVVGEAHRDPGYARRMAHRAHQLPLPVAFLGPVPDEQLDGLLASHQVLAIPSQHEGFGIGYLEGMGSGMVCLASASGGASDLVRDGVEGFLIPAGAESLLAEYLGRLHADRALLARMGVAGLERARRHPTWEASAHQIRQFLEQCIRQTASVGAAAGW